TGACGACCTCGGCCCCGATGATGGCCATCGCGTAGGATTTTGGGTTGCGATTGATGGTTGAGCAGATCAGTAACCCGCCCGGTTTCAGCAATTGCTGCGATGCGGTCAGGAAACCCAACGGATCAGCGACGTGTTCGACCACTTCCATATTCAGCACCACATCGAACTGTTCGCCTGCGGCGGCCATGTCTTCGGCGGTAGTGTGGCGGTAGTCGATCTGCAGCCCCGATTGCTCGGCATGGATGCGAGCGACAGGCAGGTTGCCTTCGGCGGCGTCGGCGCCCACGACCGTGGCGCCCAAACGCGCCATCGGTTCGCTCAATAACCCGCCGCCGCAGCCGATATCCAGCAGGCGCAAGCCTTCGAAGGGACGCGGAGCTTTCAGATCACGGTCGAACTCGCCTGCGATCTGCTGTGTGATATAATCCAGGCGACACGGATTCAGCATGTGCAGAGGTTTGAATTTCCCATGCGGGTCCCACCATTCCGCAGCCATCGCCTCGAATTTTGCGATCTCGGACGGGTCAACCGTGTTCGGATGCGCTTGCATTCCTGTCTCCGTGTGCTCTTTTACGCTTAAGGACTATATAGGGCCGTAATGGATAAGTACCCGGACCAAAAGCGCGCAGTTCAATATCTTTACCCGCCGATCGATCCGTTCGATCAGCGCGTGGTCGATATGGGCGATGGGCACCGTATTTATGTGGAACAATGCGGTAATCCCAATGGGATACCAGTGGTGATCCTGCATGGCGGGCCGGGCGGCGGCTGCAGTCCGGCGATGCGACGGTATTTCAACCCGGATGCCTATCGGGTGATTCTCTTTGATCAGCGCGGATGTGGCCGGTCGCGGCCAACCGCGTCGGTCGAAAACAACACGACATGGCATCTGGTGGCGGATATCGAGCGTCTGCGCAAATTGTTCGACATCGAAGATTGGATCGTCTTTGGCGGCAGCTGGGGCGCGACACTGGCGTTGATCTATGCCCAAACACATCCAGATCGGGTAAATCGGCTGGTATTGCGCGGCGTGTTTCTGGCCACACAGGCCGAGCTGGACTGGTTTTATGGCGGTGGTGCGGGCAAATTCTGGCCTGAACAATGGGCCAAGTTCACCTCTCTCTTGCCCGAACATGAAGTAAATGACGCAATTTCGGCCTACAACAAGCGCCTGTTTTCGGGCGACCGCGCGACCGAGATCCTCTATGCCCGCGCGTGGTCACATTGGGAAAACGCTTTGGCTTCGATCCACACCAACGGATCGGTCGGGGAAAGCCCCGGCGAATACGCGCGAACTTTTGCGCGGCTTGAGAATCACTATTTCACGAACAAGGCGTTTCTTGAGTATGACGGGCAAATTCTGGATCAGATGGACCGGATTGCCCATATTCCCGGTCATATCGTTCAGGGACGCTATGACATGATCTGCCCACCGCAGGCTGCATGGAACCTGTCCGAGCGCTGGCCCAATGTCGAACTGAAGATGGTGCGGCAGGCCGGTCACGCCCTGTCAGAACCGGGCATCAGCGCGGAACTGGTTCGGATCATGGATCGCGTGTCGGAGGAAACGGTATGACTCGCATCGACCGTCGCGCATTATTTGCCTCGGGCGCCGCCGCCGCTTTGCTGGCGGCGACAGGAGCGTCTCTGGCCGATACGCCGAAACAGGGCGGCACCTTGCGGCTGGCGGTGCCACGCGACAACAGTCTGGAACAGGTGGCTCGGGGCGCAGTCTTTGACAGCCTGACCGAGATCGCGCCTGATGGTACCCTGCGCGGAGAGCTGGCTACAAATTGGCAGACCGATGCTGATGCGCGGGTCTGGAACTTTGATTTGCGCGACGATGCTGTGTTCCACGATGGCACCAAGCTGGACGTGAACGATGTTCTAGCTGTTCTGGAAGATATTGGTCAGGCCGAGGCCATTGCACCTGATCGTGTGCAGCTGCAATTGGCCGAGGGCAACCCGGGACTACCATTCTTGCTGGCTGGGTCACGGTTTGTCATTGCGCGAGGGGGCGTGACGCCACTGGCTCAGGCCAACGGCACAGGATGCTACCGGGTTGAGCGGGCCGAGGATGAACGTCATTTCCGCGCACGGAGGGTGTCCAATCACTACAAAAGCGGAACGGCAGGATGGGTTGATACGCTTGAGATTATCGTGATCCCGGACGCCGGGGTGCGGGCCGAAGCATTGCGCGATGGATATGTAGATATCGCAGCGCTCCCGGCTGGTGAGGAGCTGACCGCGCAACGCGGGCTGCGATATCATCCGTCTGAGGCCGAGATGGCGTTGGCAATGGCCTCTCATGTCGGTATGCCGCGCCAGATCAGCCGGGCTGCGCTGGATGATGGGCGCATCGCCGAACGGTGGTGGCTGGCGTAAATTTGATCACGATTTGCGCCGGGGGTTGCAGACTCAGGAACTCCTGCGTATATGCAGTTGCAACAGCGGCGCGTCGGACTTCTGGTCCGGGGCTCCACCGGAAAATTCGACGGGCCGCGCGCCCGTTTTTTTGTGCCCGATAGCAGGGTAGAGAACCTGAATGACAAACGACCTGATAGCCAAAGCTGCCATCGACCGGCGACTGGCCGAGATCATCACCCCTGTGATCGAGGATCTGGGGTATGAGCTTGTCCGCATTCGGCTGATGAGCGGCAAGACCACCACGATGCAGATTATGGCAGACAAGCCCGATGGCGGCATCGAAGTGGATGACTGCGCCGAGATTTCCAATGCGGTCAGCGCCACGCTGGATGTCGAAGACCCCATTTTGGACGCCTACACGCTTGAAGTTTCCAGCCCTGGAATTGACCGTCCTCTGACCCGTCTCAAAGATTTTGAGACGTTCGAAGGGTATGAGGCCAAGATCGAAACCGCAGAACTGATCGACGGTCGCCGCCGCTTCAAGGGCGAATTGGCCGGGATCGAAGGGGATGAGGTTCTGATCAACATCCCTGAGGGGGATGAGACGATCACTATCGGTTTGCAGTTTGACTGGCTGAGCGATGCCAAGCTGGTCCTGACCGATGACCTGATCAAGGAAATGCTGCGCCAGCGCAAAGATGCTGGTGCCCTGAACGAGAACGCTTTCGACGAGATTGAGACCGAAGGGTCCGAAGAGGAGACGAACTGATGGCAATCACCTCAGCCAACCAGCTGGAGCTGCTGCAGACCGCCGAGGCCGTGGCCCGCGAAAAGATGATCGACCCCGGTCTGGTTGTCGAAGCGATGGAGGAATCGCTCGCCCGTGCCGCCAAAAGCCGCTACGGCGCGGAAATGGACATCCGTGTGTCCATCGATCGCAAAACCGGCAAGGCGACCTTTACCCGTGTCCGTACCGTGGTCGAGGATGAAGAGCTTGAGAACTATCAGGCCGAGTTCACCGTCGAGCAGGCCAAGCAGTACATGGAAAACCCCGAGGTCGGCGATGTCTTCGTGGAAGAAGTGCCGCCGGTTGAAATGGGCCGGATTGCTGCTCAGTCCGCTAAGCAGGTCATCCTGCAGAAGGTTCGCGAAGCTGAACGTGATCGTCAGTACGAAGAATTCAAGGATCGTGCAGGCACCATCATCAACGGTGCGGTCAAGCGTGAAGAGTTCGGCAATGTGATCGTCGATCTGGGCGGTGCCGAGGCCGTTCTGCGCCGCAATGACAAGATCGGTCGCGAAAGCTATCGCCCGAACGACCGTGTGCGCGCCTATATCAAAGAGGTTCGCCGCGAGGTTCGTGGCCACCAGATATTCCTGTCGCGCACTGCGCCGGAATTCATGGCCGAGCTGTTCAAGATGGAAGTGCCGGAAATCTATGACGGCATCATCGAGGTTAAGGCCGTGGCCCGTGACCCCGGCTCGCGCGCCAAGATCGCTGTGATCTCGTATGACGGCTCGATCGATCCCGTCGGGGCCTGCGTAGGTATGCGCGGCAGCCGTGTGCAGGCCGTTGTGAACGAACTGCAGGGTGAGAAAATCGACATCATCCCGTGGAACGAAGATCAGCCGACTTTCCTGGTGAACGCGCTGCAGCCCGCTGAGGTTTCCAAGGTGGTTCTGGACGAAGAAGCCGGCAAGATCGAAGTTGTGGTTCCCGAGGAGCAACTGAGCCTCGCCATTGGCCGTCGTGGTCAGAACGTGCGTCTGGCCAGCCAGCTGACCAATCTGGACATCGACATCATGACCGAAGCCGAAGAATCGGCGCGCCGTCAGAAAGAATTCGAGGCCCGTACCCAGTTGTTCATGGAAACGCTGGATCTGGACGAATTCTTCGCTCAGCTGCTGGTTTCTGAAGGCTTCACCAACCTCGAAGAAGTGGCATACGTTGAAATCGACGAACTGCTGGTCATCGACGGTGTGGATGAAGGCACCGCGCAAGAACTTCAGACACGTGCACGCGAATTCCTGGAAGCTCAGGCCAAGGCGGCGCTGGATGCAGCCCGTGCGCTGGGTGCCGAGGACAGTCTTATTGAATTCGAGGGCCTGACACCCCAGATGGTAGAGGCGCTGGCCAAGGATGATGTGAAGACTCTGGAAGACTTCGCAACCTGCGCCGACTGGGAACTGGCCGGTGGCTGGACCACGGTCGATGGCGAACGCATCAAGGATGATGGTGTACTGGAGCCCTTCGGCGTGACGCTGGAAGAAGCGCAGGATCTGGTCATGACCGCGCGCATCATGCTGGGCTGGGTTGATCCGGCCGAGCTGGAGCAGGCCGAAGAAGACGGCGAAGCAACCGATGAGGAGGTCGAGGCCTGATCTCAGGCCTCGGGTGGCTGACATGGGTCGCGGTGGCGTCCATAAGGATCGGTCGGAAGGCCCTGAACGCAAGTGCATCGCCACGGGCGAGGTTCAGCCCAAATATGGCTTGATCCGCTTTGTGACGGGGCCGGATGGTCAGGTCTTTCCCGATGTCGCGGCGAAATTGCCGGGGCGTGGGGTTTACGTGGCGGCGGATCGTGCGGCGCTGGACAAGGCGGTGAACAAGAAACTGTTCTCGCGCGGGTTTAAGGCACAGGTGAGTGCCGCCAAGGACCTGACCGATGAGGTCGAGAAACAGGTGGCGCGTCGTGTGATCGAGCTGATCAGTCTGGCGCGCAAGTCCGGTGACGCGGTCGCCGGGTATGAAAAGGTCAAGTCGTGGCTGGACCGGGAAGAGGCCCAGGTGCTGATTCAGGCCTCAGATGGATCGGGGCGCGGCAAGTCGAAACTCAGCACGCCGCACTTCGGGAAATACATCGGCTGGCTGACCGCAGACGAGCTTGGGGCGGCATTTGGGCGCCAAACCGTGATTCATGCGGCCTTGGCCTCTGGCGGACTCGCCAAACGTGTTGTAGAGGAAGCGCAGCGCCTGCGTGGCTTGCGCGAAAAGGATGACGGCGGCAAGGGCCGCTCGGAAGGGTAAGAAGCTTTATGAGCGATAGTGACGGCAAAAAGACATTGGGTCTTCGTGGCGGGGCACGCCCCGGAAATGTGAAACAGAGTTTCAGCCACGGACGCACCAAGAATGTCGTGGTGGAGACCAAACGCAAACGCGTGGTCGTACCCAAGCCGGGCGCGACCAAACCAAGTGGTGGTGCGACACCTTCGGGTGATCCTTCGCGTCGCCCAGCGGGTATTTCCGATGCGGAAATGGCGCGTCGTATGAAGGCGTTGCAAGCCGCCAAAGCGCGCGAGGCTGAAGAGGCCGCTGCCCGTGAGGCGCAGGAAAAGGCGCGCGAAGAAGAACGCGCACGCCGCCGGGCCGAACAAGAGGCCAAGGAACGCGAACAGCGTGAAGCTGAAGAGCGTGCCCGTGCCAAGGCCGAAGAGGAAGAACGCAAGCGTAAAGAGGCCGAGGAAGCAGCCCAGCGTGCTGCCGCAGCCCCGGCACCCGCCGAGCCCAAGGCCGCACGCAGCCCATCCAGCAAGCCTGCACCTGCTGCGGCACCGCGCAAGCAGGATCGCGAGCGTGAGCAGCGTGGCCGTGGCAAGGGCCGTGACGACAACCGCCGCTCGGGCAAGCTGACACTGGGTCAGGCCACCGGTGGCGAAGGCAACCGCCAACGCTCGATGGCTGCGATGAAGCGCAAGCAAGAGCGGGCGCGCCAGAAGGCCATGGGCGGCACGGTCGAGCGGGAAAAGGTGATCCGCGACGTTCAGCTGCCCGAGGCGATCATGGTCTCGGAATTGGCCAACCGTATGGCCGAGCGTGTCGCTGACGTTGTCAAATCGCTGATGCAGATGGGCATGATGGTCACGCAGAATCAGACCATCGACGCTGACACCGCTGAACTGATCATCGAAGAATTTGGCCACAAGGTCACGCGTGTCTCTGATTCGGATGTTGAAGACGTCATCAAAGAGGTCGAAGACAGCGATGATGATTTGCAACCGCGTCCGCCGGTTATCACCATCATGGGTCACGTTGACCACGGTAAGACCTCGCTGCTGGATGCGATCCGCGACGCGCGTGTTGTTGCCGGCGAAGCTGGTGGCATCACCCAGCATATCGGCGCCTATCAGGTGAAAACCGATGGTGGCACCACGCTGACCTTCTTGGATACACCGGGCCACGCGGCCTTTACCTCAATGCGCTCGCGCGGGGCTCAGGTCACGGATATCGTGGTTCTGGTTGTCGCCGCTGATGACGCGGTGATGCCGCAGACAATTGAGGCGATCAACCACGCCAAAGCGGCCGAAGTGCCGATGATCGTGGCGATCAACAAGATCGACAAGCCCGACGCGAATCCCGACAAAGTCCGCACTGACTTGCTGCAGCACGAAGTGATCGTCGAGAAGATGTCGGGTGAGGTTCAGGACGTTGAGGTCTCGGCCATGACTGGTCAGGGTCTGGACGAATTGCTGGAAGCCATTGCACTGCAGGCCGAGATTCTGGAACTAAAAGCCAACCCAGATCGCGCCGCCCAAGGTGCCGTGATCGAGGCGCAGCTGGATGTGGGCCGTGGTCCCGTCGCCACCGTTCTGGTTCAGAACGGCACGCTGCGTCAGGGCGATATCTTCGTTGTGGGTGAGCAGTACGGTAAGGTCCGTGCGCTGATCAACGACAAGGGCGACCGCGTCAAAGAAGCTGGCCCCTCAGTTCCGGTCGAGGTTCTGGGTCTCAACGGTACGCCCGAAGCAGGTGACGTTCTGAACGTGACCGAGACCGAAGCGCAGGCCCGTGAGATCGCTGCTTATCGTGAGCAAGCCGCCAAGGACAAACGCGCTGCTGCTGGTGCCGCGACCACCCTTGAACAGCTGATGCAGAAGGCGAAGGAAGACGAAAACGTCACCGAGCTGCCTATTCTGATGAAAGCGGATGTGCAGGGCTCTGCCGAAGCCATCGTTCAGGCGATGGAGAAGATCGGCAACGACGAAGTGCGCGTACGCGTTCTTCACTCGGGTGTTGGTGCGATCACCGAGACGGATGTCGGCCTGGCCGAAGCCTCCGGTGCACCGATCTTTGGCTTCAACGTGCGTGCGAACGCATCGGCGCGGAACACCGCCAACCAGAAAGGCGTCGAGATTCGCTACTATTCGGTGATCTACGATCTGGTGGATGACGTGAAAGCGGCAGCATCTGGCCTGCTGAGCGCCGAGATTCGCGAGAAGTTCATCGGTTACGCCGAGATCAAAGAGGTCTTCAAGGTTACCGGCGTCGGCAAAGTTGCTGGCTGTCTGGTCACCGAAGGTGTTGCCCGCCGCTCGGCTGGCGTACGCCTGCTGCGCGACAACGTGGTGATCCACGAAGGCACGCTGAAGACCCTCAAGCGCTTCAAGGATGAAGTGGCCGAGGTACAGTCGGGTCAGGAATGCGGTATGGCGTTCGAGAACTACGACGATATCCGCGCTGGCGACGTGATCGAAATCTTCGAGCGCGAAGAGGTCACGCGTACGCTGGACTGATCCGGATCTAGAAAAAACTTGAAACAGCGGCCCCACTAGGCCGCTGTTTTCATTTAGGTTAGTCCGTGCGCGACGACAGAAACGTGCCCGAAGGCATGATGATGTCAAAATGATGCTTGCCCTTCTGCAGATCGAAACTGACCGAATGTCCGGCCTTGCGCAGTAGTTCAGCATAGTCACGGCTTTGGCGGATAAACTCGGGCGTATCCCGCTCGGCGACTGTCACCCTGTAACGGGGTCCCGGCGCGGGCAGGTTGAGGCAGGGTGAGAAATCGTGAATCTCGACTTTGGTCAGTTGCAACGGATCATTCACCGAGGTCAGGCAGATCGGAACAAGGTCATAGATCCCGCTAATCAGGATCACATTGCGCACCCGCAGGCCAGCCTGCGCAAATGCCTTCGAAGATGTCGCCATCACCATCGCAACCAGATGGGCACCTGCACTATGACCCGATAGCGTGATGTTTGATGGATCAAAACCCAGTGTTTCGGCCTGTGACGCAAGCCACAACAAGGCGGTACGGCATTCGTCGACCATCTGCCCCAATCTGGCATCGGGTGCGAGCGTATAATTCAGCGTGGCAAAGGCTTGCCCGTTCTCGTGCAATACCGGTGCCATAGGGGCCGACTCACGCTGGCTAAGCGCCTGCCAATAGCCACCATGAATAAAGACATGCAAAGGCGCGTTGGCGCCAGGTGCGGGGAAGAAATCCAGAACTTGCGTCGGGCTGTCGCCATAGGAACGGTTTTCCTGCATCCTAATTTCAGACCGTGCCTGTGCGCTGAGGGCAGAATAGCTGGCTAGATATGGCGTCAGATCACCGCCAATCATTGAGCTAGGGGAATACTCCTGCTCAAGCTCTTCTTGGGTGAATCCGCGATACAGCATGGCCTATTCCCCAGTATACATCAGTTCGGTTCGCACGTCGTAGAGGTCGTGGAAAAACCGCAACTCCAGCGCTTTGCGCAGGAAGGCCACGCCGCTAGATCCACCCGTTCCGGGCTGCATTCCGATCACGCGCTCAACCGCGGTTGCATGATCGAATCGCCACCTCTGGAACAGAGATTCCACATCCATCAGTTTTTCGGCCAGCGCGTAAAGATCCCAGTATTGTTCCGTGTTGCGGAACACTTCGACCCAGATTTTGACGATACGCGGATCGCCGGAATAGGGCTTTGCGTAATCCCGCTCGATCAGCTCCTGCGGCACGTCAAACCCTTGCCGGGCCAGCAACCGCAGCACTTCGTCATAGAGCGAGGGTTTGGTAAGAGCCGCGTTCAGCATCTCCATCACTTCTGGGTCATGCGCATGCACTTTCAGGGTCGCGGGATCTTTGTTGCCCAGAATAAACTCGATTTGGCGATAGCCATAGCTTTGAAAGCCTGACGAACTGCCTAATGCGTCCCGAAACGTCATGTAGTCCGCGGGGGTCATAGTCAGTAGCGTCTCCCACGCGGCGATCAACTGCCGTTGGATCGCCTTGATCCGGTCGAGGTTCTTCATCGCGGGACCGAAATCGTCCTGCTGCAAGAACCGGCGGACTTCGACAAGTTGATGGTGCATCAGTTTCAGCCACAGTTCGCTGACCTGATGAATGATGATGAACAACATCTCATCAGGTTGGGCCGGGTCCTGAAAGGTCTTTTGCAGGTTCAGCAGAGTCTTAAGTTGCAGAAAATCCCCATAGCTTTTGCGGTGAGTTTCTGTGAAATCGGTGACCAGAGACTCTTCGATTCCCCGTTCTGTATACCTGTCTTTGTCGCCCATGTGCTCCTCCAGACGCGCGGGTTTATCCCTGTTTAGGGACAAAACCCGCACGGTTCCAGAGCGTTAGGTCCAGTCCAGAACCACCTTGCCTGATTGACCGGATTTCATGGCCTTGAATCCCTGGGCAAAGTCATCGACCGCGAACTGGTGGGTGATTACGCGGCTGACATCCAGCCCGTTCTGCAACATGGCGATCATCTTGTACCAGGTTTCGAACATCTCGCGCCCATAGACACCCTTGATGGTGATAGCTTTGAACACGATGCGCGACCAGTCCACCGGAGATTTTCCGGGCGGAATCCCCAACAGTGCGATCTTGCCGCCCATAACCAGCGCTTCGACCATCTGGTCCAGCGCGGCTTGCGAGCCCGACATTTCAAGCCCGACATCAAAGCCCTGAGTCATGCCCAGTTCCGCGATGACATCCTGCAGATCCTCTTTGGACACATCAACGGTGCGTACCGTTGGTACCACGTGTTCGGCCAGTTTCAGGCGGTCGGGGTTGATATCGGTGATCACTACATGCCGGGCACCGGCATGACGGGCAACGGCGGCGGCCATGATGCCGATGGGGCCTGCGCCAGTAATCAATACGTCCTCGCCCAGCAGATCGAAGCTGAGTGCAGTGTGCACGGCATTGCCCAGCGGGTCGAGGATCGCCCCGATCTCATCCGGTACGTCGTCAGGCAGGGGCACAACGTTAAAGGCAGGCAGTTTAAGGTATTGCGCAAAGGCTCCCTGTTCATTCACACCGATACCGCGCGTGCCGGGATCAAGGTGGAACTTGCCCGCACGGCTCTGGCGGCTGTCAGGGGTGATCAGATGCCCCTCGCCTGAACAGCGCTGGCCGACCGTCATCCCTGTCACGTTGCGACCCAATTCAACAATTTCACCCGCGAACTCGTGGCCGGTGATCATCGGGATCGGCACGGTGGCCGCAGCCCATTCATCCCAGTTCCAGATATGAATATCCGTGCCGCAAATCCCGGTCTTGTTGATGCGGATCAGAACCTCGTCTGGGCCGATCTCGGGTACCGGGGCCTGCACCATCCACAGGCCTTCCTCGGGCTTGGATTTCTCAAGGGCTTTCATCGTGTTGGGCCGCATCAGATTATCCCCAATTCTTTGCCGACCCTGCCAAATGCCGCGAGCGCCCGGTCTAATTCGTCGCGTGTTAGAGCCGCATTCATCTGCGTTCTGATTCGGGCCTGACCACGCGGCACGACAGGGAAGAAAAAGCCCGAAACATAGACGCCTTCGTCAAACAATCGCGATGCCATATCCTGCGCCAGGGTCGCTTCACCCAGCATGACCGGGATGATCGGGTGTTCGCCCGGAAGTAGGTCGAAGCCGAGATTCTCTAACCCGGCGCGCCAGTACTTGGCATTGCCGAACAATTGGGCGCGCAGCATGTCACCTTCTTCAACCAGACGGATTGCCTCAAGCCCTGCGGCAACGATGGACGGCGGCAGCGAGTTTGAGAACAGATAGGGCCGCGCCCGCTGCCGCAGCAGGTCGATCACTGGCTGCGGCCCGGCGATATAACCGCCGATTGCCCCCCCAAGTGCCTTGCCCAAAGTTCCCGTCAGAATATCCACGTCGACGCCGAAGTGGTCCGGCGTGCCCGCTCCGTTTGGCCCCATAAAGCCGGTGGCGTGGCAGTCATCGACCATCACGATGGCGTCGTATTTGTCGGCCAGCTCGCGAATCTTCGGCAGATTGGCCAGATAGCCATCCATTGAGAACACGCCATCGGTTGCGATCATGATATGCCGCGCCCCGTCCTCGCGCGCTTGTTTCAGCCACGCTTCGAGGTCATTCATGTCGTTGTTCATGTAGCGATAGCGTTTTGCCTTGCACAGCCGTACCCCGTCGATGATCGAGGCATGATTTAGACTGTCAGAGATGATGGCGTCTTCGGGCCCTAACAAAGGCTCAAACAACCCGCCATTGGCGTCGAAGCAGGCAGCGAACAGAATTGAATCGTCCTTGTTCAGGAACTTTGCCAGCTTCTGCTCAAGTTCGCGATGAATGTCCTGCGTACCGCAGATGAACCGGACCGAGGCCATGCCGAACCCCTTGGGCTCCATGACGCCTTTGGCGGCGTTGATCAGCGCGGGGTGATCGGCCAAACCCAGATAGTTGTTGGCGCACAAGTTGATCACCTGCTTGTCGCCCACCGTAATCTCACCGCCCTGAGGCGAGGTGATCATCCGTTCGCGCTTGTACAGACCCTCTGCCTCAATCTGCGCGAGTGTATCCGAAATATGGGACAGGAATGCATCAGCCATGGCGACCTCCGTTAATCTGAGTCGCACGTCTAACATAGCGGATGAAATTCCCAAATAGGAGAATTACAGTATTTGGGAAAAATATCCGTGAAGGCGGAATCTTGCCCGTTCAGGCGTTTTTTACGATCAGGAAAACGCGGGCCGGGTTTTCAGCGCTTATCGAATGCGTAATATCGGCGGCATACCGGGCGGTATCCCCTTGTTTCAGATCGCTGGATGCCGTTCCCGAAGTGACACGGACGGCGCCTTCCAGCACAGTCAGTTGCTCTCGTGCGCCGCGCGCATGAGGCTGGCTGTTCAGGCTCCCATTGGCCTGAAACTGAATATCATAGACCTCGTGTCCTCCGGCCTCTTCGGGGGGAGAGAGGATGCGAATCCGGCATTTCTCGCCCATATTGTCGATACTGGGCACTTCTGCTTGACGCAGCACTTCGATCTGGTCGGTCGTTTTGGCGTCTTCCAAAAGTCCGGCGAAATCCACCTGCAGAGCGCGTGTCAGGTTCCACAGGGTAGAAATTGTGGGGCTGCTTTCGCCACGCTCGATCTGGCTGACCATGGAACGCGAGACGCCGCTGAGGTTGGCGACCGCCTCAAGCGACAGGCCTTTGGCGCGGCGCGCCTCTTTCAATCGGGCGGGCAGGCGCGTCAGAATATCGTCTGTGTTTTCCGTCATGACGGAATCCATGGGTGTTGCGCAACGTAATGTCAATTCCGGCGTGACAGTGAGTCTAATATGAAGATCATGCTGCAGGTGCATAATGGGCGCGAGACTTGGAGGAGAAAACATGACGGACATAGTAATACTGGACGGTGCGCGCACAGCCATCGGGACCTTTGGCGGTGCGTTGGCCTCGACCGCTCCGATCGATCTGGCGACCGTGGCGACCGAGGCGGCAATGGAGCGTTCGGGCGTTGAAGGCGCGCAGATTGATCATGTTGTCTTTGGTCATGTGATCAACACCGAACCGCGCGACATGTATCTATCGCGTGTCGCCGCAATGCAGGCGGGTATTCCGAACGGGACTCCGGCGATGAACGTGAACCGGCTGTGCGGTTCGGGGGCGCAGGCAGTAGTGTCGGCGGTGCAGGCGCTGATGCTAGGCGATGCCGAGTTTGCCGTGGCGGGCGGTGCGGAAAGCATGTCGCGCAGCCCTTATGTCGTACCGCAGGCCCGTTGGGGGGCGAAGATGGGCGATGTCAAATCGCTCGACATGATGCTAGGTGC
The Ruegeria sp. SCSIO 43209 genome window above contains:
- the ubiG gene encoding bifunctional 2-polyprenyl-6-hydroxyphenol methylase/3-demethylubiquinol 3-O-methyltransferase UbiG; protein product: MQAHPNTVDPSEIAKFEAMAAEWWDPHGKFKPLHMLNPCRLDYITQQIAGEFDRDLKAPRPFEGLRLLDIGCGGGLLSEPMARLGATVVGADAAEGNLPVARIHAEQSGLQIDYRHTTAEDMAAAGEQFDVVLNMEVVEHVADPLGFLTASQQLLKPGGLLICSTINRNPKSYAMAIIGAEVVMRWLPRGTHEWNKFITPDELFDLLRQAGLDPVDRKGFVFNPILWSWSISDRDLSVNYVTASVKPR
- the pip gene encoding prolyl aminopeptidase, whose amino-acid sequence is MDKYPDQKRAVQYLYPPIDPFDQRVVDMGDGHRIYVEQCGNPNGIPVVILHGGPGGGCSPAMRRYFNPDAYRVILFDQRGCGRSRPTASVENNTTWHLVADIERLRKLFDIEDWIVFGGSWGATLALIYAQTHPDRVNRLVLRGVFLATQAELDWFYGGGAGKFWPEQWAKFTSLLPEHEVNDAISAYNKRLFSGDRATEILYARAWSHWENALASIHTNGSVGESPGEYARTFARLENHYFTNKAFLEYDGQILDQMDRIAHIPGHIVQGRYDMICPPQAAWNLSERWPNVELKMVRQAGHALSEPGISAELVRIMDRVSEETV
- a CDS encoding ABC transporter substrate-binding protein, which translates into the protein MTRIDRRALFASGAAAALLAATGASLADTPKQGGTLRLAVPRDNSLEQVARGAVFDSLTEIAPDGTLRGELATNWQTDADARVWNFDLRDDAVFHDGTKLDVNDVLAVLEDIGQAEAIAPDRVQLQLAEGNPGLPFLLAGSRFVIARGGVTPLAQANGTGCYRVERAEDERHFRARRVSNHYKSGTAGWVDTLEIIVIPDAGVRAEALRDGYVDIAALPAGEELTAQRGLRYHPSEAEMALAMASHVGMPRQISRAALDDGRIAERWWLA
- the rimP gene encoding ribosome maturation factor RimP, yielding MTNDLIAKAAIDRRLAEIITPVIEDLGYELVRIRLMSGKTTTMQIMADKPDGGIEVDDCAEISNAVSATLDVEDPILDAYTLEVSSPGIDRPLTRLKDFETFEGYEAKIETAELIDGRRRFKGELAGIEGDEVLINIPEGDETITIGLQFDWLSDAKLVLTDDLIKEMLRQRKDAGALNENAFDEIETEGSEEETN
- the nusA gene encoding transcription termination factor NusA; protein product: MAITSANQLELLQTAEAVAREKMIDPGLVVEAMEESLARAAKSRYGAEMDIRVSIDRKTGKATFTRVRTVVEDEELENYQAEFTVEQAKQYMENPEVGDVFVEEVPPVEMGRIAAQSAKQVILQKVREAERDRQYEEFKDRAGTIINGAVKREEFGNVIVDLGGAEAVLRRNDKIGRESYRPNDRVRAYIKEVRREVRGHQIFLSRTAPEFMAELFKMEVPEIYDGIIEVKAVARDPGSRAKIAVISYDGSIDPVGACVGMRGSRVQAVVNELQGEKIDIIPWNEDQPTFLVNALQPAEVSKVVLDEEAGKIEVVVPEEQLSLAIGRRGQNVRLASQLTNLDIDIMTEAEESARRQKEFEARTQLFMETLDLDEFFAQLLVSEGFTNLEEVAYVEIDELLVIDGVDEGTAQELQTRAREFLEAQAKAALDAARALGAEDSLIEFEGLTPQMVEALAKDDVKTLEDFATCADWELAGGWTTVDGERIKDDGVLEPFGVTLEEAQDLVMTARIMLGWVDPAELEQAEEDGEATDEEVEA
- a CDS encoding RNA-binding protein translates to MGRGGVHKDRSEGPERKCIATGEVQPKYGLIRFVTGPDGQVFPDVAAKLPGRGVYVAADRAALDKAVNKKLFSRGFKAQVSAAKDLTDEVEKQVARRVIELISLARKSGDAVAGYEKVKSWLDREEAQVLIQASDGSGRGKSKLSTPHFGKYIGWLTADELGAAFGRQTVIHAALASGGLAKRVVEEAQRLRGLREKDDGGKGRSEG